A region of the Candidatus Latescibacter sp. genome:
GGGATGGATGATAGATTCTCCCCTGGGGAGACGGTGAATGCAGACATTGGAAAAACTCCCCAGAACCGTACCAATGATGAATAGAAAGAAAGAAAGCATCAGGCAATCCTTTCTGTGAACAGCGTGTAAGCAGAGGAGAACGTATCCTTTCCCCTTCAATAACCCGGGATCAGGATTTGCGATCGAGATTTTCAGTGTCCCGATAGTCAATCGGCAGTTTTATTCGAAAGATGGTTCCAGACTCAAGATCGCTCTCCACCTCTATCTTCCCGTGATGGGATGAGACAATCTGTTGAGTGATAGGCAGTCCCAGACCTGTTCCCTTCCCCCTGGTGGTGAAGAAGGGGAGAAATATCTTTTCCCTCTCTGCGATAGGAATGTAAGTCCCGGTGTTTGCAAAGCCAACGACGATAGTCGAGGGCGACTCAAACTCGGTGAATACGGATATACTTCTCCCCTCCGGTGTTGACTGGAATGCATTAAGAAGAATATTTAAAAAAGCCTCTCGTAATTTCTCTTGATCCCCCCAAATTTGCGGCAGAGCGGGGTTGTATTGTGCATTTATCGTTATGTGATTGTTCGGAAACTTATATTGGACAAAGGAGAGGACTTCCCCTACAATTTTGTTTATATCACCAGTTTCAGGGCTCAGGTTGGGGGCATGGGCAAAACTGAAGAGTTCTTTCACCAGCCGGTTTAACCTGTCTATTTCCTTTAGTATGTTATCAG
Encoded here:
- a CDS encoding prepilin peptidase, translating into MLSFFLFIIGTVLGSFSNVCIHRLPRGESIIHP